Within the Halobaculum limi genome, the region TGACCGTTCCGGATTCGACGATTCGAGCGTCGAGTCCGCCACGGTGGACGAGTGCGTCTGCAGCGTCGGGCTGGTCGGCAAGCGATTCCATATAGCCACAGGGCTCACACAGACCTGTCCCCTCGAACACCGCCTCACCGACACGAAATCGTGTGCCGACCAAGTGGTTCAACGCCACCCCACGTGTCGTGATATTGCGACGGTGTGCGCCGTTTTCCAGATGGACGTCGTACTCCGCTGCAGCGGCAGCCAGTGCTTCAGCCTCGATCAGCGTCACGTCGCTCGGGTCGAGGTCATCCTGCTCGTTGTAGATCCCCTTGCCGTGGAAATAGCGATCGCCTTTGAGTCCGCGGTCCGCGACGGCTTCGACCGCGTCTCGCGCCGCCGGTTCACCGCCAGTATCGGGTGCGATGTGGATCGCCTCGACAGCACCAGTACGAGTCCCGCCAACCGCCTCTTCATACGTCTCGCTCATTGCTCGAACCACTCTCTCGAGCTGCAATAACTACCCGGGCACACCGTTCCGGAGGGAGAAACACGCGGTAGTCCCATTCAGTCGATTGTGCCGTGTGGTGATTTCCGCTGTAGTCACAACGACGGGGGGATGCTCCACCAGCGGAGGAACTCCGGACTACTCTCCGGGCTGCCTTGGTAAACCGTTGAGAGAGGGGTCCGCAGCAGCAGAGGTATGGCAACCCAACCGCAGCTGCGGCGCTTCTCTCTATCCAGAGGAACTGATTTAGCGATAACGGCCGCGGAAGCGGTGGCCCGGTCAAGCTAGAATCGACGGGCCACGCTCAACAGAGTTCAGACTACGCACAGACAGGGCTCGCTGGAAACAGCCAGCCGAAGAGCCTGACGACGAGGACGCCGTCATCGCTGAGAACATCCGACACTACACACTCAACACTTTTCCAACACTATCTGAATCAATGGAGTATGCCCTCCAGACCGAATGCGCTTATCATCGGAATGATTGTTGCAGTACTGGGATTGGCAGCAGTCACCTCGGGATTGCTCGCTGGTGTCTGGACCGTGTTTTACGTTGGCCTCTCGTTCGTCAATGTGGGTTCTGCAGCCACCATCGCAGCAGGAGTCACTGGAGTGACGCTCCTGACGGTCGGATATCTCGAATACAGACAGATTGGGACAATAGAGCGTATTGCTGACGCCAAGCGTGTAGGTCGGGACACCGAACCAGCGGTGTACGACGTGGTGACACGCGTTGCGGCACAGCTCAACGTTCCAGTGCCGACGATAGCCATTTCTGAACGACAAGCCCCGGAAGCGTTGGCTGTCGGATTTCGGCCAGAGAACATCCACCTTGTGTTGTCACGGGGGACGCTCGACGCTCTCGATGGAACGCTCGAATTGGAAGCGGTGATCGCTCACGAACTTGCCCACGTCAAGAACCGAGACGCGATGGTGATGACGCTCGTGTCGCTCCCTGTGCTTCTCGCTGGTGGACTCAAATCCCGACTTGCCGAGATGGAAAATCCGGGCTGGATGGTGGCCATTATTATTCCGCTGTCAGTGATCGCAACGAGCGTCTGGATTATCGGGAAGGCAATTACCGCTCGATTATCCCGTGTTAGAGAACAGGCTGCTGACCGCGTCGCAGCCGAGGTGACTGGTTCCCCAGCTGCGGTCGCGAGTGCGCTCAAACAGTTAGACGAGGATATCGCAGAGACGCCGGCGCGTGACCTCCGTGAAGCGTCGGGTATCTCGTCACTGTCGATTCTCCCACTGGAGCCTGCAGAACTCGAGAAGGTGATGCTCGGCCCAGAAGGGACCAAAGAACCGTCGTACTGGTGGCTTGAGCAACGACTTCATCGGGTCGAACGCTGGCTCTTCCGAACCCATCCGCTGACAGAAGATCGCATCGAGCGGCTCTCGACGGCCGAACGCGAACAAGAACAGCAAGGCGGGCCAACAGTGCAGTCGTGAGTACTACCGCCTGACACAGTCTATCGACCTCTGTTGGAGGCCTCATACACAGACAGTGGGGGCGTGCTGAATACTGGGCGTGAGTCGGTCAGAGCCATCGGCACCGTTTGCTCGCCACAGGTGTAAACATCCCTGCTGCAAGTGGGAGAACGCAGTCCGTATTTATGCCTCGCGAGAAACGACACACACGATGCCCTCCATTCTCGACCAAACTGTGTTCAGCGAGCCCTCCGGTCGTCCCCTTGGACTGGTCTATCTCTGTGGAGCACTCCTGTTATCGGGGTCGTATGGATACTACGTCGTCGTGAGAGATTTCACGCCGGACAGTTTCGTACTAATTCTGAGTGCCGGAATGGCCCTATCCGGAATTGCAGAGTCCCTGCCGAAACCTCGCCGACGGGCAGCTGGTGTCCTGCGACTCACGGCGATATCCGTACTGGTGTGTCTTCTCGTGACCATCTTCTTCGCGCCCGAACTCCTGACTGAGTAAGAGAGCCGGTCAGATTGCGTTCACTGCTATTGGGTGGCGATGAGGACGCCGGCTGACTCGGAGATGACCTCGACATCGGTGAGCGTGAA harbors:
- a CDS encoding MOSC domain-containing protein encodes the protein MSETYEEAVGGTRTGAVEAIHIAPDTGGEPAARDAVEAVADRGLKGDRYFHGKGIYNEQDDLDPSDVTLIEAEALAAAAAEYDVHLENGAHRRNITTRGVALNHLVGTRFRVGEAVFEGTGLCEPCGYMESLADQPDAADALVHRGGLDARIVESGTVTVGDEVRW
- a CDS encoding M48 family metalloprotease, with amino-acid sequence MPSRPNALIIGMIVAVLGLAAVTSGLLAGVWTVFYVGLSFVNVGSAATIAAGVTGVTLLTVGYLEYRQIGTIERIADAKRVGRDTEPAVYDVVTRVAAQLNVPVPTIAISERQAPEALAVGFRPENIHLVLSRGTLDALDGTLELEAVIAHELAHVKNRDAMVMTLVSLPVLLAGGLKSRLAEMENPGWMVAIIIPLSVIATSVWIIGKAITARLSRVREQAADRVAAEVTGSPAAVASALKQLDEDIAETPARDLREASGISSLSILPLEPAELEKVMLGPEGTKEPSYWWLEQRLHRVERWLFRTHPLTEDRIERLSTAEREQEQQGGPTVQS